The DNA sequence TCATCAATCAGGCTTATTGGCACAAGCCTGTCCTTGTGGTCTTTTCTGTAGTCTTCCATGTTCATATATTGCCCTCCTCAATGTTTTGGCTGCTCATCAGATTCCAGGAGCCACCCTGAAATGACCGCCCGAAGGCGGTTTCGCTTTATTTGCTGGTCAGTTTTTCCCCGCAGAAAGGGCAGAAGTAGACAAGCATCTTTTCCTTGAATATTTTCATCTTTGTTTTCCCATTCTTGAGGGTAAACTGAGCGCTGGCCTCAATGGGCATAAAAGGATGTTCATTGAGAGAGTTGCTCTCTCTATGCATTGTAAATGTGTAGCCTTTAAGCACCACGGCATGATCATTGGCTTTAGGGGCCTTTTTCTTGAAGTTATCGATAAGCTGTTCTTCCATCTTTTGTTTGCAATCACACATATGTGCCTCCTTGATTTGGTGCGCAGGCCTTCCGGCCTGAGCACCCTACATTTACCCCTGATATTCCAGCCCCAGATCCAGCATCCTAAGTTTGGTGTTCCTGATGCCGTTCATTGCCCTTGCCACCACTGCCTTTTTAAAATTCTCATCATCCGACCGGGTTAAAACCTGCAAATCCAGCACAACCGCGTTCAGATCCGCATGGATCGCGTTTATCTTTTTCTGCCTGGACAGTCTTGCGTATATTTTTTTAATGAACTTCTTCATAATTTCTCCTTTCCTCAATCCGGCTTTTTAATGATTCCAAAGACTTGTCATGCGCCTCGATCAACCTGACCAAACCATACTTCACACCCTGAACCATCACCGCAGCCTCGCTTTTCTTCCGTGCTTCCGCCGGAAGGTTCGCCATCTGCTCGTTTACATAGTTCCCGATCCCATCTATATCTTTCAGCATTGCGAGAAGCTCTTCACGCGGCATAATTACCTCCCTTAATATCAAGATTGCGTTTCACCACCCTTGAAGCCATCAGACCCCGACCATCATCCAGACGAATCCACACAAATTCCGGCTTCTTCGGATCAAAACCCACATCTACCTGACAGCCTTCGTATTCCCTGAGCCTCTGATCCGCGTAATCATTCTCATCCACCCGGATCACGCCTTTCCAGACCCTGCGCTTGATGATCCTTATCCGAACCTTTGACCCCGCCGTTGTTCCCCACCGTTTAAAGGGGGCAGGGGATTTCTTTTCATGATTGTTTTTATTCATATGGCATCCTTGTCCGAGACTGGAACGGCCCTTTTTTTTCAATTTTTGCAGCAAATTTAACTTGCACTTTATTTTTTCTATTGATTTCATTCATTTTCTTTGGCATATTCTTTCCAATCCTTTGTATTTTTGGCCCTGATGTGGTGCAAACACATCAGGGCTGTGTTATTTGGAGTCCCCGCCGTGGGCCTGTCCTGATCCTATTGTACAAATCTGGCACTCACGGAAGAGCCGAACTCTTAACGGGTTCGTGCTCGCGAAGGGGAGCTTCCTATTTTCAGCGCATTTTCCAAGTGTAATTTCTCCCAGAACCGGACAATCCACCATTGTCTGGCCAAATACTTCTTCAACCCTTGTCAAAAATCCGTCTAAAGCTCCTTTGTATTTATTGTTTAAAACCTGACTCACCGCAGTGGGTGAGTACCCAAGCATCCTTGCCACCGCTCCCTGGCCGAACTCCCTGCATTTTGTCCCAAGCAGCTTCAACCGTTGCTCTTCATTCATGATTTACCTCGACTTTTTCATCTGCTTTGTCCCCAGGGGCTTGGGATACGTCCTCGCATCCGCAGATTTCCTGTTTTTCTTTCTCTGTTTCTTTCTTTCTCTTTTTCTTTGTTTCTTTCTTTAAGAGAGTAGGGTCGCACACCTTTGAAAAAATTGACTGGCCGCATGTTTCGCAATAAATAGGCCGCTCGACCTGGTCTTTTATAAGGGTATATGTCTGATATTCCCCTACTTGTCGGCGTTTTGATGTGTTACCCGTTTTTCTGATGTATCCATGAACAACAAGTATAGTAAGCCATTTTCGAAGAATATCTTCATCGCTGTTACCAGTAGGTTCGATAGATGAAGTCATCAAAAGGACAGGGTTAGAAAAATCTATCCGTATTATCCTCATGCTTCTCCATGCCCTTTCAAAGATAGAATCCCTCTTTGCCTTTCTGCGGTAAGGATACGTGTTTTTTACCCCTCTTGGTCGTCCACTGTTCTCTCCCATAAAACTATGTGCCCTTTCGTATTCCTATTGTTTAAAGGCCCTGCCCTGGCCCTTTTGCCAGGGCCGACCGTGATTCTCGTTTGGCCATCCTTTAAGAAGGCCGGGAATCGCCCCTTGAGCGTCATCCATCCATCCCTCCCTCTTTTTTTAAAGTACCTGCTTCTTCCTCTTCCCGAAGCTCGGTTGGTCAAAATAAAGTGGTTTATCGCCCCATTGATCGGCATTTACGCTGTTCATACCGTTAGCTTCAGCGTATTTTTCTATCTTTGACAGAGCTATGACCACACGGCCTATATTTCCGTTGGTCTGCTTGTGTATGTATTGAACAAGGGCTGGAGCGATCTCTATATCGCTCAGTTCTGTGGCCACTTTCGTGGTATCGTTCAGATCCAGGCCTGAATATTCAACCCACTGGGTTATGCGGCGGGCAATACGGTCGTGTTCCCTGATATCTCTGGCAATATTTTCCATGCCGATCAGGATCACAGGACATCCGCTCATGTCATAGATATCGCGGAGTGAATCGATCATATCGAACTGCCTGAAGCAATAATCTGCCTCATCGACAAATATTGGCCTGGGTTTGGTATTATCCTTGGTAAGTTCATGAACTATGTAGTTCACCATGTCAGACCTGCGGAGCTTTCGCTTTCCCTTCAGTTCCTCACACAGGGTTCCGAGCATGGAGGTTACAGTCCAGCAACCCAGGGCGCGAACATAAACACCGTCA is a window from the Desulforegula conservatrix Mb1Pa genome containing:
- a CDS encoding AAA family ATPase, which produces MKHKMVQTKDLRRFMQSIDELLNRPQGTEGMGLLWGPPGTGKTTSIAFVANMYDGVYVRALGCWTVTSMLGTLCEELKGKRKLRRSDMVNYIVHELTKDNTKPRPIFVDEADYCFRQFDMIDSLRDIYDMSGCPVILIGMENIARDIREHDRIARRITQWVEYSGLDLNDTTKVATELSDIEIAPALVQYIHKQTNGNIGRVVIALSKIEKYAEANGMNSVNADQWGDKPLYFDQPSFGKRKKQVL
- a CDS encoding helix-turn-helix domain-containing protein, with translation MNEEQRLKLLGTKCREFGQGAVARMLGYSPTAVSQVLNNKYKGALDGFLTRVEEVFGQTMVDCPVLGEITLGKCAENRKLPFASTNPLRVRLFRECQICTIGSGQAHGGDSK
- a CDS encoding Mu transposase C-terminal domain-containing protein, translating into MNKNNHEKKSPAPFKRWGTTAGSKVRIRIIKRRVWKGVIRVDENDYADQRLREYEGCQVDVGFDPKKPEFVWIRLDDGRGLMASRVVKRNLDIKGGNYAA